A window of Jannaschia sp. M317 contains these coding sequences:
- the alaS gene encoding alanine--tRNA ligase — MASLNDIRSTFLDYFARNGHAAVDSSPLVPRNDPTLMFTNSGMVQFKNVFTGVEHRDYNRATTSQKCVRAGGKHNDLDNVGYTARHHTFFEMLGNFSFGDYFKSDAIPFAWELLTKDFGIDKDRLLVTVYHTDEEAANIWKKVAGLPDERIIRIATDDNFWRMGPTGPCGPCTEIFYDHGDHIPGGPPGSPDEDGDRFIEIWNLVFMQNEQFADGTMRPLEMQSIDTGMGLERIGALLQGKHDNYDTDLMRALIEASAHATSTDPDGSNNVHHRVIADHLRSTAFLIADGVMPSNEGRGYVLRRIMRRAMRHAHQAGAADPLMHRLVPALVQQMGQHYPELGRAKALIEETLRGEEERFRTTLDRGLRLLEDEVGKLPGGGTLGGEAAFKLYDTYGFPLDLTQDALREKGLSVDTDGFDAAMAEQKARARAAWAGSGEQADAAIWLDLADEHGATEFLGYDTEVAEGQVIAIVQDGVAMDKAAAGDSISVVVNQTPFYAESGGQIGDTGVIRTETGRARVTDTRKAAGVFIHVAEVEDGEIRPGQAAELMVDHARRSAIRANHSATHLLHEALRDALGDHVAQRGSLNAADRLRFDFSHGQAVTAEQLTKVEADVNAFIRQNTEVSTRIMEPDAARDLGAQALFGEKYGDEVRVVSMGKLDGSGKGSDGRTYSIELCGGTHVTRTGEIGAFVALADQASSSGVRRIEALTGQAAMDHLRAQDRRVSELANLFKAQPDEVGARVKALMDERKQLQNEVAQLRREAAMGQGGDAKDINGIQAVLQVISGVSGKDLGPMIDQQKQMLGSGVVVLIADTGAKPAVAAGVTKDLTDRISAVDLVKAAVEALGGRGGGGRPEMAQGGGADIAQAEAALAAVEQVIAGA; from the coding sequence ATGGCCAGCCTCAACGACATCCGCTCCACGTTCCTCGACTACTTCGCCCGGAACGGCCACGCCGCCGTCGACAGCTCCCCTTTGGTGCCGCGCAACGATCCGACGCTGATGTTCACGAACTCCGGCATGGTCCAGTTCAAGAACGTTTTCACCGGGGTTGAACACCGCGACTACAACCGCGCCACTACCAGCCAGAAATGCGTCCGCGCAGGCGGCAAGCACAACGATCTCGACAATGTCGGCTATACCGCGCGCCACCATACATTCTTTGAGATGTTGGGGAACTTCAGCTTTGGCGACTACTTCAAATCCGATGCGATTCCCTTTGCCTGGGAGCTTTTGACCAAGGATTTCGGGATCGACAAGGACCGGTTGCTGGTCACCGTCTACCATACCGACGAAGAGGCGGCGAACATCTGGAAGAAGGTCGCTGGCCTGCCGGACGAACGGATCATCCGCATCGCCACCGACGATAACTTTTGGCGCATGGGCCCGACCGGTCCCTGCGGTCCCTGTACCGAGATCTTCTACGACCACGGCGACCACATCCCTGGCGGCCCTCCGGGATCGCCTGACGAAGACGGCGACCGCTTCATCGAGATCTGGAACCTCGTTTTCATGCAGAACGAGCAATTCGCCGATGGCACGATGCGCCCGCTGGAGATGCAGTCGATCGACACCGGCATGGGGTTGGAGCGGATTGGCGCCTTGCTGCAGGGCAAGCACGACAACTATGACACCGATCTGATGCGTGCGTTGATCGAGGCTTCGGCCCATGCCACCTCGACGGATCCGGATGGGTCGAACAATGTGCACCATCGGGTGATTGCGGATCACCTGCGGTCGACGGCCTTTTTGATCGCGGACGGGGTGATGCCGTCGAACGAGGGACGCGGCTATGTGCTTCGCAGGATCATGCGCCGCGCCATGCGCCACGCGCATCAGGCCGGTGCCGCCGATCCGTTGATGCACCGTCTGGTGCCCGCGCTGGTGCAGCAGATGGGGCAGCATTACCCGGAACTTGGCCGCGCCAAGGCCCTGATCGAGGAAACGCTGCGCGGCGAGGAAGAGCGTTTTCGCACCACGCTCGACCGTGGTTTGCGTCTGTTGGAGGACGAGGTCGGCAAACTCCCCGGTGGTGGTACGCTGGGCGGCGAGGCGGCATTCAAGCTTTATGACACCTACGGCTTCCCGCTGGACCTGACGCAGGATGCGCTGCGTGAAAAGGGCCTTTCCGTCGATACCGATGGTTTTGATGCGGCCATGGCCGAGCAAAAGGCCCGCGCGCGCGCTGCCTGGGCCGGGTCCGGCGAACAGGCCGATGCGGCGATCTGGTTGGATCTGGCTGACGAACATGGCGCGACAGAGTTCCTGGGCTACGATACCGAAGTGGCCGAAGGTCAGGTCATTGCGATCGTCCAGGACGGTGTCGCGATGGACAAGGCCGCAGCTGGCGACAGCATCTCGGTGGTCGTGAACCAGACCCCTTTCTACGCGGAATCGGGTGGTCAGATCGGTGATACCGGCGTGATCCGCACCGAAACGGGCCGCGCTCGTGTGACCGACACGCGCAAGGCAGCAGGCGTTTTCATACACGTGGCCGAGGTGGAGGACGGCGAAATCCGCCCTGGGCAAGCTGCCGAATTGATGGTCGACCACGCGCGCCGCTCTGCGATCCGGGCCAACCATTCGGCCACGCACCTGTTGCACGAGGCCCTGCGCGACGCGCTTGGCGATCACGTGGCGCAACGTGGGTCTCTCAACGCGGCGGATCGACTGCGGTTCGACTTTAGCCATGGGCAGGCCGTGACGGCCGAGCAACTGACCAAGGTCGAAGCAGATGTGAACGCCTTCATCCGCCAGAATACAGAGGTCTCGACGCGGATCATGGAACCGGACGCAGCCCGTGATCTGGGCGCGCAGGCTCTGTTCGGCGAAAAATACGGCGACGAAGTACGCGTGGTTTCCATGGGTAAGCTGGACGGATCCGGCAAGGGCAGCGATGGGCGCACCTATTCGATCGAGCTTTGCGGGGGCACCCATGTCACCCGAACCGGCGAAATCGGGGCCTTTGTCGCACTCGCCGATCAGGCCAGCAGCTCGGGCGTTCGCCGGATCGAAGCTCTGACCGGGCAGGCCGCGATGGACCATCTTAGGGCCCAGGATCGGCGCGTGTCAGAGCTGGCCAACCTGTTCAAAGCCCAGCCCGACGAGGTCGGTGCAAGGGTCAAGGCGCTCATGGATGAGCGCAAGCAGCTGCAGAACGAGGTTGCGCAACTGCGCCGTGAGGCTGCCATGGGGCAGGGCGGTGATGCGAAAGATATCAACGGGATACAGGCCGTTCTTCAGGTGATTTCCGGTGTCTCGGGCAAGGATCTCGGCCCGATGATCGACCAGCAGAAACAGATGCTTGGGTCCGGCGTCGTTGTCCTGATCGCTGACACCGGGGCCAAGCCTGCGGTTGCAGCTGGGGTGACCAAGGATCTGACGGACCGGATTTCCGCAGTCGATCTGGTCAAGGCCGCGGTCGAGGCGCTCGGCGGACGCGGTGGCGGTGGCCGGCCCGAGATGGCGCAAGGCGGGGGCGCGGATATCGCCCAGGCCGAGGCCGCGCTGGCGGCGGTAGAGCAGGTGATCGCCGGGGCCTAG
- a CDS encoding multidrug efflux SMR transporter, with protein sequence MHWVYLVLAILTETVGTTALKASDGFSRLAPSVVVVVAYAASFWLLALVLKTVPVGIAYAIWSGLGIAFIAVIGWVWFGERLDTPALIGLGLIIAGIIVMQVFSGTTGH encoded by the coding sequence ATGCACTGGGTCTATCTTGTCCTGGCGATCCTGACAGAAACGGTCGGAACAACAGCGTTGAAGGCCTCGGACGGGTTCAGTCGGCTTGCGCCTTCGGTCGTGGTTGTGGTCGCCTATGCGGCGTCCTTCTGGTTGCTGGCGCTTGTGCTGAAGACGGTTCCGGTGGGCATCGCCTACGCCATCTGGTCAGGACTTGGCATCGCGTTCATCGCCGTGATCGGATGGGTCTGGTTTGGCGAACGCCTCGATACCCCGGCCCTGATCGGACTGGGTCTGATCATTGCCGGGATCATCGTGATGCAGGTCTTCTCTGGAACGACGGGGCACTAG
- a CDS encoding YitT family protein encodes MATDTEPHRALRHSLLEDAQALILGTALCALGVQLLTADGLVTGQTAGLGVLLSYVTDWSFGLWFFLLNLPFYVLGWLRMGPVFVAKTVIAVTLVSVISALLPQALAIESLSPWVASALAGAVIGMGLIVIFRHGASLGGIGILALWVQERFGVQAGWVQLGFDALLFAGAALVLDPWLVAASLLGAVIVNLIIAVNHRRDRYIGR; translated from the coding sequence ATGGCAACAGACACCGAACCACACCGCGCCCTGAGGCACAGTCTTTTGGAAGATGCGCAGGCCTTGATCCTTGGCACCGCTCTCTGCGCGCTTGGGGTGCAGCTGTTGACCGCGGACGGCCTGGTCACAGGACAGACCGCAGGACTGGGCGTCTTGCTAAGCTACGTGACGGATTGGTCCTTTGGCCTCTGGTTCTTTCTGTTGAACCTGCCGTTCTACGTGCTGGGTTGGCTTCGCATGGGTCCGGTGTTCGTGGCCAAGACCGTCATCGCGGTCACGCTGGTTTCGGTCATATCCGCCCTGTTGCCGCAGGCTCTGGCGATCGAAAGCCTGTCGCCCTGGGTCGCTAGTGCCTTGGCCGGAGCGGTGATCGGCATGGGGCTGATCGTGATTTTCCGGCACGGGGCGTCGCTTGGCGGGATCGGCATCTTGGCCCTTTGGGTCCAGGAAAGGTTCGGGGTGCAGGCGGGATGGGTCCAACTGGGGTTTGATGCGCTTTTGTTCGCGGGCGCGGCGCTGGTGCTCGATCCTTGGTTGGTGGCCGCCTCGTTGCTTGGGGCCGTGATCGTCAACCTCATCATCGCGGTGAACCATCGCCGCGACCGCTATATTGGGAGGTAG